The following is a genomic window from Verrucosispora sp. WMMD573.
GCCGCGCTCCGGTCGCACCCGTCGGTCGCGGCGGTCGTGGTCACCTCCTACCGGTCCGTCAGCGGTGACCTGGAGCTCGCGGGCTACGTGGTGCCGGCCGCCGGGGCGACTGTGGAAACCGACGAGCTGTCCGGATTCCTCGGCGCCCGGCTTCCCGCCGCGATGGTCCCCGCCAGCATCGTCCCGCTGGCCGCGCTCCCGTCGCTGCCCAACGGAAAGGTCGACCGTTCGGCGCTGCCGGCCCCCGGCACCCGCCCACCCGGCGACGACCCGGATCACGTCGCGCCCGACGACGTGGCACCCGACCACGTCGCCCCCCGGACGGAGACCGAGCGGGCCGTCGCCACGCTCATGAGTGAGCTGACCGGGGTCGAGCGGATCGGCGTGTCCGACGACTTCTTCACGCTGGGCGGGCACTCGCTGCTGGCGATCCGGCTCGCGCACCGGTTGCGCCGCAGGTTCGGGCTGGAGCTGACGGTGGCCACCCTGTTCGAAGGACGGACCGTGGAGCGGGTCGCCGCGGCGATCGACGCGGACACGACACCCGACAGCGAGCCGCAGATCGTGCCCGTACCCCGTGATAGCGCCCTGCCGACCTCCTTCGGCCAGCAACGACTGTGGTTCCTGGACCAGCTCGAACCGGGCAGCGCGGAATACCTGATCCCGATGGTGTACCACCTCACCGGAAAGCTCGACACCGCGACGCTGCGCCGCGCGGTGGAGCAGGTCAGCGCCCGGCACGAGGTGCTGCGCACCCGGTACGTCGGGGACAGCGGTGTCCCGCGGCAACTCGTGGATCCACCCGGCCCGGTGCCCTTCGACGTGGTGGATCTGACCGGCACCGCGGATGCCGCGCAGCGCGCCAGGACGATCATCGAAGCGGCGAGCGCCCGTCCGTTCGATCTCACCCACGAGCGTCCGCTGCGGGTCACGGTGGTGCACACGGCGGTCGACGAACACCTGGTCGCGCTGACCCTGCACCACATCGCTTTCGACAACTGGTCGCTGGGCATCTTCCTGCGTGAGCTGAACGAGGCGTACGCGGCGGAACTCGCCGGTGCCCCCTGGTCGACGCAGCCACTCCCGGTGCAGTACGCCGACTTCGCCGCCTGGCAACGCGACCGGCAGGCCGACGGCACCATCGGCAACCAGATCGAGCATTGGCGAAGCCGGCTCACCGGACTCGTGCCGGTCGAGCTGGCCCCCGACCGGCCCCGCCAGCCCGGGCGTGACCTGCGCGGCGAGCTGCTGATCGTCGATATTCCACAGGCCACCGGAGCAGCAGTACGCGAACTGGGCAACCAGACCGGCGCAACCTTGTTCATGGTGCTGCTGGCCGCGTTCGACGTGCTGCTGAGCCGCCACACCGGCCGCACCGACATCGCGATCGGCACCCCGGTCGCCGGTCGGACGCGGCCGGAGACCGAGGACCTGATCGGCTTCTTCGTCAACAACCTCGTGGTCCGGTCCGACCTGAGCGGGAACCCGACCTTCCTCGACCTGGTCGACCGGGTCCGCCGGACCGCCCTGGAGGCGTTCGCCAACCAGGAGGTGCCGTTCGAGCACCTCGTCGACGCCCTGCAACCGGACCGCGACCTGTCCCGCAACCCGCTGTTCCAGATCATGTTCGAGGTTCAGCACACCGGTGCCGGCAACGCGGCGTCCACCCTCGCCGGGTGCACCGCGACCGGCCTGGACAGCGGCCTCTCGGTGGCCAAGTTCGACCTCACCCTGTCCGTCATGGAGCAGCCGGACGGCCGGCTGGAGTGCTGGTTCGAGTACGCCACGGCGCTGTTCGACCGCGCGACGATCGAACGCCTCGCCGGCCAGTACCTACGTCTGCTGGGCGGCGTCACCGCCGACCCGCAGGCCCGGATCAGCGAGCTGGAACTGCTGTCGGTCGACGAACGCCACACGATCGTGCGCCGATGGGCGGACCCCGACGCGGACAAACTGGACCTGCTCGACCCGCCCGGCGAACGGCACCTGTCGGTGCCGGAGCTGTTCGAACAGTGGGTGGCCCGGACCCCGGACGCGACCGCCGTGGTGTTCGGCGCCGACCGGCTCGGCTACGCCGAGCTGAACGCCCGGGCCAACGAGCTGGCGCACCGGCTTCGTGCGATGGGTGTCGGCCCGGAGGTCGTCGTCGGCTCCTGCCTTCAGCGCGGGATCGCACCGGTCGTGGTGCTGCTGGCCGTGCTCAAGGCCGGCGGGGTGTACGTGCCGTTCGACCCGGAACATCCGCCGGAGCGGCTGCGCTACATGCTCGCCGACGCCGGGGCGCAGCTGGTGGTGACCAGCGGCAAGTTCGCCGACCGGTTCGCCGGGCACGACCGCCCGGTGCTGATCGTCGAAGACGGGGATCGGGCGAGCGGCCGGCCGGTGACCGATCCGGCACCGGTGACGGTTCCGGACAACCTCGCGTACATCATCTACACGTCCGGGTCGACCGGCCGTCCCAAGGGCGTGATGATCTCGCACCGGGCGTACGCGCACCACTGCCGGGTGATTGCCGACTACTACGGCATCCGCTCCGGCGAGCGGGTCGTGCAGCTGTCGGCGCTCACCTTCGACGTCGCCATGGACCAGATCGGCGCCACCCTGGCCACCGGGGCCACGATCGTGGTGAGCGACCCGGTCTTCTGGACGCCGAACGAGTTGCCGGCCAAGCTCGCGCAGTACGGCGTGACGATCATGGAGATCACCCCGGCGTACTACCGGGAGATGATGGAGTCCGGCGTGGACCAGCTCGCCGGGCTGAAGCTGATCAACATCAGCTCGGACGTGGTGACCGTGGCCGACGCCCAACGCTGGGCGGCGGGCGGCCTGCCCGGCCGATTCCTGTGCACGTACGGGCCGACCGAGGCGACCGTCACCTGCATGCTCAACCCGGTCTCCGGTGACCTCGCCGACGAGCGCAGCACGGCAACCCTGCACATCGGCCGCGCTGCCGCCGGCACGCAGGTGTACGTGCTCGACGCGGAGCAGCGTCCGCTCCCGGTCGGGGTACCCGGCGAGCTGTACCTCGGCGGCGTGCGCCTGGCCCGCGGGTATCACGACCGGCCCGAGCTGACCGCGGAGCGGTTCGTGCCCGACCCGTTCGCCACCGAACCGGGAGCGCGCCTCTACCGCACCGGGGACCTGGTCCGGCTCCGGCCGGACGGCAACGTCGACTTCCTCGGCCGCCTCGACACCCAGGTGAAGATCCGCGGTTTCCGGATCGAACTCGCCGAGATCGAAGCCGTGTTGGCCAGGCATCCCGCGGTGCCCGCGGCCGCCGTCGTCGCGAGGGACGTCGGGCCCGGCGACAAGCGGCTCGTCGCCTACCTGGAGTGGTCCCACGACACCGGCCCCGACCTCGACGAGCTGCGGGCGTACCTACGGGAGTCACTGCCCTCGTACATGATCCCGTCGGCCTGGGTCACCGTCGCGGCCCTGCCACTGACACCGAGCAAGAAGGTCGACCGGGCGGCGCTGCCGGATCCGAAACCGTCCGAGATCGATGGCGCCCGCGGCTACGTGGCGCCGCGGGATCCGGCGGAGGAGACCATCGCCGGGATCTGGTCGGACATTCTCGGCGTCGAGCGGGTCGGCGTCGATGACGACTTCTTCGGACTCGGTGGGCACTCGTTGCTGGCCACCAGAGTCCTGGCCCGGCTGCGGGCGGCCTTCGCCGTGGAGGTCCCGCTGCGCTGCCTGTTCGAGGCGACCACCGTGGCCGAGCTGGCGGTGGTGGTGAGCGACCTGATCACGGCGGAACTCGACGAGTTGACCGACGCCCAGATGAGTGAACTGCTTTCCCAGGATGGTGCCCTGTGACTGAGACAATCGATCGAGCCGGTCTGCGCGCGGAACTGCTCCGGCGCAGGCTCGTAGGTGCCGGGACCGCCGCGCCGGACGAGGGGATCATCCGGGTCTCGCGGGAGACGCCGCCCGCGTTGTCGTTCGCGCAGCGCCGGCTGTGGATTCTCGACCAGGTCCGGCCGGGCGGCACGGAGTATCTGGCCAGCGCCGGCCTGCGTCTGTTCGGGCCGCTGGAGCCCGGCGCCCTGCGGGCGGCGCTGGACGCGATCGTGGCCAGGCACGAGGTGCTGCGCACCCGCTATGTGGTGGTCGACGGTGAACCGGGTCAGGTGATCGACCCTCCGCAGCCGGCCAACCTGCACGAGGTGGACCTGCGGGGCCTCGACCCCGCCGCGCGGGACGAGCGGATCGCCGGCTGGATGACCCACGACCGGGCACCCGTCGACCTGGCGGCCGGCCCGGTGCTGACCGCGACCCTGGCGCGGCTGGCCGACGAGGAGCACGCGCTGGTGCTGACCCTGCACCACATCGCCTTCGACGGTTGGTCCGAGCAGGTGCTGTGGCGTGAGCTCGACCGGTTGTACTCAGCCGCGCTGACCGGCGGGCCGTCCCCGCTGGCGCCACTACCGGTGCAGTACGCGGACTTCGCCGCGTGGCAGCGCGATGCGATGTCCGGTGCCAAGCTGGATCGTCAGCTCGACTACTGGCGGCAGGCGTTGGCCGGCGCGAGCGCGGTGGAACTTCCGCTCGACCGGCCCCGCCCGCAGGTCCGGGACAGCGCCTGCGACCTGGTGCCGTTCACGGTGTCCGCGCCGGACGCCCGAGCCCTGCACGAACTCGCCCGTCAGTCCGGCGCGACGCCGTTCATGGTGCTGATGGCCGTGTACGCGATCACGCTGGGCCGGTTCGGTCGGAGCAACGACATCACGATCGGCACCCCGGTGGCCTGTCGTGATCGGGCCGAGGTGCAGGACCTGATCGGGCTGTTCCTCAACACGCTGGTGCTGCGCACCGACCTGTCCGGCGACCCTTCCTTCCGGGAGGTGCTCCGGCGGGTGAAGGAGATGGCGCTCGGCGCGTACGCCCACCAGGAACTCCCGTTCGAGCGGTTGGTCGACGAGCTGGCCCCGGTGCGCGACGCGTCCCGGACCCCACTGTTCTCGACCATGTTCCTGTGGGCCGGCGGAGACGCCACGGCTCGCCGGGTCGGCGAACTGCGCGCCGAGGAGCTGCCGGTCGGCGAGAGCGACGCCAAGTTCGACCTGACCCTGGTGGTCGTCGACCAGCCCGACGACACCCTCAGCGGCTTTCTGAACTACGCCACCGCGCTGTTCGACCGGGACACCGTCGAGCGGTTCGCGAGCCACTTCACCACTCTCATCGGCAGCATCGCGGCCACGCCGGACGCACCGATCAGCCGGCTGGTCGAGTCTCCACCGGCGGAGCGGGAGCTGGTGGTGCGGACGTGGAACGAGACCGAGGTGGCGTACCCGGCCGGCACCCTGCCGGAGCTGTTCGCGCGGCAGGTGGCCCGGACCCCGGACGCCGTCGCCCTCCGCTTCGCAGGCGAGGATGTCTCCTACGCCGAGCTGGACCGGCGGGCCGACCGGCTGGCGCGGCACCTGGTCGACGCGGGCGTCGGGCCGGAGTCGATCGTCGGGGTGTGTCGCCGACGCGGCGTCGGGCTGGTGGTCGCCCTGCTGGCGATCCAGAAGGCCGGCGGCGCCTACCTGCCGCTGGACCCGGACCACCCGGCCGAGCGCCGGGACTACATGTGCGCCGACGCCGGCGTCACCATCGTGCTCACCGACACCGAACCGGCCAGCACCGACGGCGGGTCGGCACCGGCGAGCACGACCCCGGCGGGGCCGGACCATCCGGCGTACGTGATCTACACGTCGGGCTCGACCGGCCGGCCCAAGGGCGTGGTGGTCACCCACCGTGCGATCGTCAACCGGCTGCGCTGGATGCAGGACGCGTACCGGCTGGACGACTCCGACCGGGTGCTCCAGAAGACCCCGTACAGCTTCGACGTCTCGGTGTGGGAGTTCTTCTGGCCGCTGATCACCGGGGCCACGCTGGTGATCGCCCGACCCGACGGCCACCGCGACCCGCACTACCTGGCCGAGCTGATCACCACCGAACAGGTCACCACCCTGCATTTCGTACCGTCGATGCTGCGGGTCTTCCTGGCCGAGTCGTTCGGGCCGCTGCCGTCGGTGCGCCGGATGATCTGTAGCGGCGAGGCGCTCCCCGCCGACCTGGTCGCCGCCGTCCACGAGCGGATCGGCTGCGAGCTGCACAACCTGTACGGACCGACCGAGGCGGCCGTCGACGTCACGGCGGTGCGGTGCACCACCGGGACGCCGGTCACCATCGGACGGCCGATCGCCAACACGCGCACCTACATCGTCGACGAGAACCTGCGACCGGTTCCCATCGGCGTGCCGGGTGAGTTGCTGCTGGGCGGCGTGCAGCTGGCCCGCGGCTACCTCAGCCGGCCGGGGCTCACGGCGCAGCGGTTCGTTCCCGACCCGTTCGGAGAGTCCGGCGGGGGAGGGCGGCTGTACCGCACCGGTGACCTCGCGCGGTACCTGCCGGACGGCCGGATCGACTACCTCGGCCGGCTCGACGACCAGGTGAAGATCCGTGGGCACCGGGTTGAACTCGGCGAGATCGAGGCGGTGGCGGCGGAGCACCCGGGCGTGTCGGCGGTCGCCGTCGCGGTGCACGACGGTCAGCTCGTCGGCTACCTCGTCGCCCGGGACCCGGAAGCCGGCGTCGAGGTGAGCGACGTGGCGTCGTTCCTGCGCGGTCGACTGCCCGAGGCGATGGTTCCGAGCCACTGGCAGCTGCTGCCCGCGCTGCCCCTGACCACCAGCGGCAAGACCGACAGGCGCGCGCTGCCGGCGCCGACGCCTGGCCGCGGCTGGGCGGCCGGAGCGTACGTCGCCCCCCGCACCGAGGCCGAAGGCGTCGTCGCCGAGGCGCTCGCGGCGGCGCTGGGCATCGAACGGATCGGTGTGCACGACCGGTTCTTCGACGTCGGGGGTGACTCGATCCGGGCCATCCGGGCGATCGGAACCCTGCGCCGGGGCGGGCTGAACCTGTCGGTGCAGGACATCTTCACGCACCAGACCCCGGCGCAGCTGGCGACCCTCGCCGACCGCCCGACGACCGGTGCGGACGAGCCGCCGGTCGGCCCGTTCGAGCAACTCGACCCGACCGACCGTGACCGACTTCCCGACGGCCTGGTGGACGCCTACCCGATGGGTCAGGTGCAGGCCGGCATGGTGTACGAGATGCTGGTCAACGGCTCGCACCCGGCCTACCAGAACGTCACCAGCTTCGACATCGCCGACGACGGCCCGTTCTCGCTGGCCGCGTTGCGGCAGGCCGCGCAATGGCTGGTCGACCGGCACGAGATCCTGCGCACCACGTTCCACCCGTCCGGCTACACCGAGCCGATGCAGCTCGTCCACGCCGAGGCGCGGGTCGAGGTCGGCTTCGACGATCTGCGTGGGCTGCCGGAGACCGACCAGCAGGACATCCTGGAGCGGTACCGGGAGACGATGAAGCTGTCGGCGCTGCCCATCGATCACGCCCCGCAACTGCGTTGGCACGTGCACCGCATCGGAGAGCAGACGTGGGTGCTCACCCACACCGAGTGCCACGCCATCCTGGACGGCTGGAGCCACCACTCCCTCATCGCCGAGCTGCGGGACACCTACCGGGCAATCCGGGACGCGGACCCCGATGCGCTCAAGCCCCCGCCCCCGGGGCGGTACGCCGACTTCGTCAGGTTGGAACGACGATCGCTGTCGGCCGGGCCGGACGAACAGTTCTGGCGCAGCCGGGTCGGCGAGTACGACCGGATCGCGTTGCCGGCGGACACCGCCCCGGCCGGCCACGGCGCGGTGCCGGAGCTGCGGATGTCCTGGCGGCATCTCGAACCGGGGCTGCGTGAGCTGGCCGCGCGCACGCAGACCTCGCTCAAGGCCGTGCTGCACACCGCGCACCTCGCAATGATCGGTGTCATCACCGGCCAGCGGCGGTTCTTCAGCGGTCTGGTCGTCAACGGCCGGCCCGAACTGCTGCGCGGCGACGAGGTGATGGGCATGTACCTCAACACCGTGCCGTTCGCGGTGGACCTGCGTACGCCCCGTTGGCGCGACCTCGTGCGCGCCGTGTTCGCCGAGGAACTCGCCGTCTGGCCGCACCGGCGCTACCCGATCCCCGCGATGCAGCGCGCCTGGGGCGCCGGTACGCCGCTGATCAGCAGCATTTTCTCCTACCTCGACTTCCACGTGCTCGACGCGCAGCAGGACGTGTTCGGCACGGTCGTCGACGACAGCCCCAACGAGTTCACCCTGGTCACGTTGACCTTCCCGGGTGAGCTGCGACTGGAGTGCCGGGCCGGCTGGGCGACCCAGGAGCGGCTGACCGCCCTGGGCGAGACCTACCTCGAACTGCTCACCGCGATGATCGCCGACGACGGCGCGAGCCCGGTGGACCTCAGCTCGACCCCGGCACACCGGTTCACCGAGCCGCAGCAGGACTGGCCCGCCCTGCCCGAGGCGTGCGTCACCGACCTGTTCAGGGCCCAGGCGCAGGCTCGGCCGGACGCCGTCGCACTTGAGTGCGGCGATTCGCGCCTGACCTACGGAGAGCTCGACGTGCGGGCCAACCAGCTGGCGTGGGCGCTTCGGGAGCACGGTGTCGGCCTGGAATCGCCGGTCGCGGTCTGCATGGACCGTGGCACGGACACGGTGGTCGCGCTGCTCGGCATTCTCAAGGCCGGCGGCTGCTACCTGCCGCTCGACCCCAAGTATCCGGACGGCCGCATCGAGTACCTCCTCGACGACTCCGGCGCCCGGATCCTGGTGAGCGGGCCGAACCACGCCCACCGTTTCGCGGCCCGTGCCGGACTGACCACGCTGAACCTGGGCTCCGACTGGTGGTCGGACGGCAGCCGGCCGACCACCGCGCCACAGGTGACGCTGTCACCGGAGAACCTCGCCTACCTCACGTACACGTCGGGGTCCACCGGACGTCCGAAGGGCGTGCTGGTCCCGCACCGCGGCGTCGTACGGCTGGTGCACGGCCAGGAGTACGCGCAACTGGACGCCGACCAGGTCATGCTCCAGGCCGGCACGCTCGCCTTCGACGCGTCGACGTTCGAGGTCTGGGGCGCGCTGTGCAACGGGGCGCGGCTGGTCGTCTCCCCGGAGACACCGACCGCGGACGAGCTCGACGAGATCCTGCGCCGGCACGGGGTGACAGTGCTGTGCCTGCCCACCGGTCTGTTCAACACCATGATGGACGTCCGGCCGCAGGCACTGGCCGGGGTGCGGGAAGTGGTGGTCGGTGGTGAGGTGCTGCCGCCGCTGCAGGTGCGCAAGGCGATGGAGCACGGCGTGCTGGTCAGCAACGGGTACGGCCCGACCGAAAGCACCACCTTCGCCACCGTCCACCCGCGGATCCCGCTGCCGGCGATCACCGATGTCATTCCGATCGGTAAGCCGATCAACCACACTTACGTGCACGTCGTCGACGAGAACCTCGACCCGGTCCCGTTCGGCGTGCCGGGCGAGCTGCTGCTGGGTGGTCCGGGCGTCGCGCGCGGATACCAGAGCCGTCCGGACCTGACCGCCGAACGCTTCGTACCGGACCCGTCCGGGCACGCGCCGGGGAACCGGCTCTACCGCACCGGTGACATGGTCCGCCAGGACCCGGACGGCACCATCCACTTCATCGGGCGGCGCGACCACCAGGTGAAGATCCGTGGGCACCGCGTCGAGTTGGGCGAGGTGGAGGCCGCGATCGCCGAGCTGCCGACGGTGCGGGCCGCCGCGGCGGCGGCGTACCAGGGCGTGGACGGCATCAAGCAGCTCGTCGGGTACGTCGTGCTCGACGAGGACGGCGCGGCCGACCCCGCCCGGCTCGGTGACGTGATGCGCAGCAGAGTGCCCGGCTTCCTGGTCCCGACGGCCTGGGTACGCCTGGACCGGCTCCCGCTCAACAACAACGGCAAGCTCGACCGGGCCGCGCTGCCCCGGCCGGCGGTGGGAACGTCGGTACGGGAATACAGCGCGCCGCGTACCCCCACCGAGCTGGCGGTCGCCGAGGTCTGGACCGAGGTCTTCCACCTGCCCCGGGTCGGCCGCGACGACGACTTCTTCGACCTCGGCGGGCACTCGCTGCTGACCCTGCGGGCGATCGCGATGCTGCGGGACCGGCACGGCATCTCCACGACCGTTCGAACCTTCGTCGAGCACCGCACGCTCGCGGCGCTGGCCGCGTCGATCGACGGCGAGCGGCAGCCCACGACGGCGCTGCTCTGGCTGCGCCGGACCGGCGACCAGCCCCCACTGGTGTGCGTGCACCCCGGCGGCGGCAGCGCGCACTGGTACCGGCGACTGGCCGAACACCTCGATCCGAATCTGCCGGTGGTCGCCTTCGAATGGCCGGGTCCCGACCCCTCGACCGGCTCGGTGCCGTCCACGGAGGAGATGGCGGTCCGCTACCTCGCGGAATTGCGGGAGGCGGTCCCGCAGGGGCCGTACCGGATCTTCAGCTGGTGTGGCGGCAGCGGAGTGAGCAGCGAGATGGCCAGCCGGCTGATGGCCGAAGGTGAGGAGGTCACCTTCATCCTGCTCGATCCGGGCCAGGACGCCTGGCAGAAGGAGCACCTCTGGTCGGAGTACGCGCTGATCAAGCAGTGTGTGACGAACCTGGAGCGGCTCGACGCGGCGCCGCCGGACGAGGACACCTCGGTGCTCCGGCAGGAGACGCTGGCCCTGCTCGAACACATCGTCGACGACATCGTCGGCAACGACGGCATCACGCTGCCCGAGCGCGGCGCGGGAACGATGTGGCTGCCCGCCGCGCGGATGTGGGAGGAGGTGATGGAGATGGTGCTGTCCTACCGGGACCGCCCGTACGCCGGTCACCTGGACCTGATCGTCAGCGACGAGTTGGCGCAGGGTGAGCACGAGGTCGTCAGCTCCGGCCAGAGCTTCAGCGACTACCTCCAACGGTGGCGCGAACGAACCGCCGGGCTGGGGGTGCACCGGGCTAAGGGTGAGCACTTCTCGGTCATGAAGGAGTACGTGGCGGACCTCGCCGGCATCCTGACGGGGCTGATCGACAAGCCGGCCGGGCGACGGTGAACGGTATGTCGACCGCGCCATCTTTCGCACCGGGCACCACCAGGCGGGCACTGGGGGCGGTCTATGCCGCCGGTGCCGGCTCCGCCGTCGGGACCCAGATGACGACGCTCGCGCTGCCGTGGCTGGTGCTGGAGAGCACCGGCTCGGCACCGCGGGCGGGCCTGGTCTTCGCCGTGTCGGTGCTGCCCATGGCGCTGCTCGGATTCGCGGGCGGCGAGGTCATCCAACGGTACGGCGCACGCCGAACCATGGTGGCCATCGACTTCGCGCAGTTCGTGGCCATCGCGTCGATACCCGCGCTGGCTGCGATGGGGCTGCTCAGCTTCCCCCTGCTCCTGACGATCGTCGCGGTCATCGGCGTGCTCGGGGTGCCCTATTTTGCCGCGCAACGCGACCTGGCCACCGAGCTCGTCGGTCCGGACCCGAAGGCGCTGATGCGGGCGAACAGCGTGCTGGAGGGGTGCTTCAACATCGCCGCGTTGGCCGGCCCGGCAATAGCGGGCGTGCTGATCGCGACGCTCGGCGCGGAGCAGGTGCTGCTGTTCGACGCCGTGACCTCGGGGGTGTCCGGCCTGCTGCTGTGGTGGTTCGTCCCGCGGATGCGGCGGACGGCGCCGGCGACGCCGGCACCCCAGGAGCGGCAGGCCCCCGACCACGCCGGAATCCTGGCCGGGGTACGCGCATTGTTGCGGGACGACTTCCTACGACGAGTGATGGTCACGACAGTCAGCTTCGGCTTCCTCATGCGGGTGCTGATGCTCGCGCTGCCGCTGCTGGCGTTCGCCCGCTTCGCCGGCGACGCCAGGGTCGGTGGACTGCTGCTCTCCGGCTTCGGTGCCGGCGCGA
Proteins encoded in this region:
- a CDS encoding non-ribosomal peptide synthetase, which produces MTETIDRAGLRAELLRRRLVGAGTAAPDEGIIRVSRETPPALSFAQRRLWILDQVRPGGTEYLASAGLRLFGPLEPGALRAALDAIVARHEVLRTRYVVVDGEPGQVIDPPQPANLHEVDLRGLDPAARDERIAGWMTHDRAPVDLAAGPVLTATLARLADEEHALVLTLHHIAFDGWSEQVLWRELDRLYSAALTGGPSPLAPLPVQYADFAAWQRDAMSGAKLDRQLDYWRQALAGASAVELPLDRPRPQVRDSACDLVPFTVSAPDARALHELARQSGATPFMVLMAVYAITLGRFGRSNDITIGTPVACRDRAEVQDLIGLFLNTLVLRTDLSGDPSFREVLRRVKEMALGAYAHQELPFERLVDELAPVRDASRTPLFSTMFLWAGGDATARRVGELRAEELPVGESDAKFDLTLVVVDQPDDTLSGFLNYATALFDRDTVERFASHFTTLIGSIAATPDAPISRLVESPPAERELVVRTWNETEVAYPAGTLPELFARQVARTPDAVALRFAGEDVSYAELDRRADRLARHLVDAGVGPESIVGVCRRRGVGLVVALLAIQKAGGAYLPLDPDHPAERRDYMCADAGVTIVLTDTEPASTDGGSAPASTTPAGPDHPAYVIYTSGSTGRPKGVVVTHRAIVNRLRWMQDAYRLDDSDRVLQKTPYSFDVSVWEFFWPLITGATLVIARPDGHRDPHYLAELITTEQVTTLHFVPSMLRVFLAESFGPLPSVRRMICSGEALPADLVAAVHERIGCELHNLYGPTEAAVDVTAVRCTTGTPVTIGRPIANTRTYIVDENLRPVPIGVPGELLLGGVQLARGYLSRPGLTAQRFVPDPFGESGGGGRLYRTGDLARYLPDGRIDYLGRLDDQVKIRGHRVELGEIEAVAAEHPGVSAVAVAVHDGQLVGYLVARDPEAGVEVSDVASFLRGRLPEAMVPSHWQLLPALPLTTSGKTDRRALPAPTPGRGWAAGAYVAPRTEAEGVVAEALAAALGIERIGVHDRFFDVGGDSIRAIRAIGTLRRGGLNLSVQDIFTHQTPAQLATLADRPTTGADEPPVGPFEQLDPTDRDRLPDGLVDAYPMGQVQAGMVYEMLVNGSHPAYQNVTSFDIADDGPFSLAALRQAAQWLVDRHEILRTTFHPSGYTEPMQLVHAEARVEVGFDDLRGLPETDQQDILERYRETMKLSALPIDHAPQLRWHVHRIGEQTWVLTHTECHAILDGWSHHSLIAELRDTYRAIRDADPDALKPPPPGRYADFVRLERRSLSAGPDEQFWRSRVGEYDRIALPADTAPAGHGAVPELRMSWRHLEPGLRELAARTQTSLKAVLHTAHLAMIGVITGQRRFFSGLVVNGRPELLRGDEVMGMYLNTVPFAVDLRTPRWRDLVRAVFAEELAVWPHRRYPIPAMQRAWGAGTPLISSIFSYLDFHVLDAQQDVFGTVVDDSPNEFTLVTLTFPGELRLECRAGWATQERLTALGETYLELLTAMIADDGASPVDLSSTPAHRFTEPQQDWPALPEACVTDLFRAQAQARPDAVALECGDSRLTYGELDVRANQLAWALREHGVGLESPVAVCMDRGTDTVVALLGILKAGGCYLPLDPKYPDGRIEYLLDDSGARILVSGPNHAHRFAARAGLTTLNLGSDWWSDGSRPTTAPQVTLSPENLAYLTYTSGSTGRPKGVLVPHRGVVRLVHGQEYAQLDADQVMLQAGTLAFDASTFEVWGALCNGARLVVSPETPTADELDEILRRHGVTVLCLPTGLFNTMMDVRPQALAGVREVVVGGEVLPPLQVRKAMEHGVLVSNGYGPTESTTFATVHPRIPLPAITDVIPIGKPINHTYVHVVDENLDPVPFGVPGELLLGGPGVARGYQSRPDLTAERFVPDPSGHAPGNRLYRTGDMVRQDPDGTIHFIGRRDHQVKIRGHRVELGEVEAAIAELPTVRAAAAAAYQGVDGIKQLVGYVVLDEDGAADPARLGDVMRSRVPGFLVPTAWVRLDRLPLNNNGKLDRAALPRPAVGTSVREYSAPRTPTELAVAEVWTEVFHLPRVGRDDDFFDLGGHSLLTLRAIAMLRDRHGISTTVRTFVEHRTLAALAASIDGERQPTTALLWLRRTGDQPPLVCVHPGGGSAHWYRRLAEHLDPNLPVVAFEWPGPDPSTGSVPSTEEMAVRYLAELREAVPQGPYRIFSWCGGSGVSSEMASRLMAEGEEVTFILLDPGQDAWQKEHLWSEYALIKQCVTNLERLDAAPPDEDTSVLRQETLALLEHIVDDIVGNDGITLPERGAGTMWLPAARMWEEVMEMVLSYRDRPYAGHLDLIVSDELAQGEHEVVSSGQSFSDYLQRWRERTAGLGVHRAKGEHFSVMKEYVADLAGILTGLIDKPAGRR
- a CDS encoding MFS transporter, with the translated sequence MSTAPSFAPGTTRRALGAVYAAGAGSAVGTQMTTLALPWLVLESTGSAPRAGLVFAVSVLPMALLGFAGGEVIQRYGARRTMVAIDFAQFVAIASIPALAAMGLLSFPLLLTIVAVIGVLGVPYFAAQRDLATELVGPDPKALMRANSVLEGCFNIAALAGPAIAGVLIATLGAEQVLLFDAVTSGVSGLLLWWFVPRMRRTAPATPAPQERQAPDHAGILAGVRALLRDDFLRRVMVTTVSFGFLMRVLMLALPLLAFARFAGDARVGGLLLSGFGAGAIAGAAVSYLIGSRLSPTMVFGLAAFQLVLPWWVLLFEVPVPVLVAALAVSGAALPLSNAPFFSILATRFAVDIRAKVIQAVMTISNIAGPLGFLAGGMAIGRFGVTTTLLVLAALSTLAAVNLVVALRHFEPAAPTSPQPEPEPAAAAAR